In Streptomyces chartreusis, the following proteins share a genomic window:
- a CDS encoding CoA transferase, whose protein sequence is MTALGTAWSAVGGDAALLPRVSTVVREGALDARLPVRELARACVGACALAAAELGARRAGRSEVPRVRLDDGAIATAFVSERHLLVDGRAPVWFAPLSKFWRTADGWVRTHANYPHHRAGLLAGLGMTQDDPDAVGAVLAERSSHEVEQAVYAAGGLAVALRTPREWAAHEQAVEVARRPLVEHERLGTARARALPPLHGTPLLPAAGVRVLDLTRVIAGPVATRTLALLGADVLRLDTPLLPELLDQHTDTGFGKRSATLDLAADRRTFEELLAAADVVVTGYRPGALDRFGLSARALAERRPGLIVAELSAWGAYGPWSGRRGFDSLVQVATGIAATEGSAEQPGALPAQALDHGTGYLLAAAVLRALTERAEQGDGRRVRLALARTARWLTDGIEPGPRGDVAYEAPDAWLGERDSALGRLRYALSPVSFEDGPRDWARPPGVWGADPARWD, encoded by the coding sequence ATGACTGCACTCGGTACTGCCTGGTCCGCGGTGGGCGGCGATGCCGCCCTGCTGCCGCGGGTGTCGACCGTGGTGCGGGAGGGCGCGCTCGATGCGCGCCTTCCCGTACGGGAGTTGGCGCGCGCCTGTGTGGGCGCGTGCGCGCTGGCCGCCGCCGAGCTGGGGGCGCGGCGGGCCGGGCGGTCCGAGGTGCCGCGGGTCCGGCTGGACGACGGGGCGATCGCCACGGCGTTCGTGAGCGAGCGGCATCTGCTGGTCGACGGGCGCGCCCCGGTCTGGTTCGCGCCGCTGTCCAAGTTCTGGCGGACGGCGGACGGCTGGGTCCGCACGCACGCGAACTATCCGCATCACCGGGCCGGGCTGCTGGCCGGGCTGGGGATGACGCAGGACGATCCGGACGCCGTCGGGGCGGTACTCGCCGAGCGGTCCTCGCACGAGGTCGAACAGGCCGTGTACGCGGCCGGCGGGCTGGCCGTAGCGCTGCGGACGCCGCGGGAGTGGGCGGCGCACGAGCAGGCGGTGGAGGTGGCCCGGCGGCCGCTCGTCGAGCACGAGCGGTTGGGCACGGCACGCGCGCGTGCGCTCCCGCCTCTCCACGGCACCCCCCTGCTGCCCGCCGCAGGGGTCCGCGTGCTTGACCTGACGCGGGTCATCGCGGGACCGGTCGCCACCCGCACGCTCGCGCTGCTCGGCGCGGACGTGCTGCGCCTGGACACCCCGCTGCTGCCCGAACTGCTCGACCAGCACACCGACACGGGCTTCGGGAAGCGGTCGGCGACGCTGGACCTGGCGGCCGACCGGCGCACCTTCGAGGAACTGCTCGCCGCGGCCGACGTCGTCGTCACCGGCTACCGGCCGGGCGCCCTGGACCGGTTCGGGCTGTCCGCGCGGGCGCTGGCCGAACGCCGGCCCGGGCTGATCGTGGCGGAGCTGTCGGCGTGGGGCGCGTACGGGCCGTGGAGCGGGCGGCGCGGCTTCGACAGCCTGGTGCAGGTCGCCACCGGGATCGCGGCGACCGAGGGCTCGGCCGAGCAGCCAGGCGCGCTGCCCGCGCAGGCCCTCGACCACGGCACCGGGTATCTGCTGGCGGCGGCCGTACTGCGGGCGCTGACCGAGCGGGCGGAGCAGGGGGACGGGCGCCGTGTACGACTGGCGCTGGCGCGTACGGCTCGTTGGCTGACGGACGGGATCGAGCCGGGGCCTCGGGGCGACGTGGCGTACGAGGCGCCGGACGCGTGGCTCGGCGAGCGGGACAGCGCGCTCGGGCGGCTGCGGTACGCCCTGTCGCCGGTGTCGTTCGAGGACGGCCCCCGCGACTGGGCACGCCCGCCCGGGGTGTGGGGCGCGGATCCGGCACGGTGGGACTGA
- a CDS encoding S8 family peptidase translates to MAHLRSRRRLALAVPLVLSLTASLGFLPTAASAAPPTESVAQAADGPALAYVVNTKPDRRTVASVRKAIEAAGGTVVIAYDRIGVIVVHSAHSGFAETMRKVRGVQSAGVTRTTPLTAAGTTDEGPVQVLTEQQAARTTRASDAAGESEPLEADQWNLRAIGADRAATINPGSPKVTVAVIDNGVDDTHPDLAPNFSAAQSANCVGGKADTGDGAWRPYTTADSHGTHVAGEIAAPRNGIGIAGVAPGVKVSAIKVSDPVNGLYYPESVVCAFVFAADHGVEITNNSYYVDPWLYNCVDDPDQRAIVDAVNRAQLYAQRKGTLNLASAGNSNHDLDSDALVDDSSPDDSTPVERTIDPHKCFDVPTQLPGIVTVSATGVKNLKSYYSSYGYGVVDIAAPGGDRLYQIPDTPSKNGRILATLPNNQYGYLQGTSMASPHAAGVAALLKSRYPKATPDQLQALLKAQADNPGCPESYDQNGDGTPDAVCVGGKRVNGFYGFGIVNALDAVD, encoded by the coding sequence ATGGCTCATCTGCGGTCCAGACGGCGACTCGCCCTCGCCGTCCCGCTCGTTCTCTCGCTGACCGCCTCGCTCGGCTTCCTGCCGACGGCGGCCTCGGCGGCACCGCCCACCGAATCCGTCGCACAGGCCGCGGACGGGCCCGCACTGGCCTATGTCGTCAACACCAAGCCCGACCGCCGCACGGTGGCGTCGGTGCGCAAGGCGATCGAGGCGGCCGGCGGGACCGTCGTGATCGCGTACGACCGGATAGGCGTGATCGTCGTCCATTCGGCGCACTCCGGCTTCGCCGAGACGATGCGCAAGGTCCGCGGGGTGCAGTCGGCGGGCGTGACGCGTACGACGCCGCTGACGGCCGCAGGGACGACGGACGAGGGTCCCGTGCAGGTCCTGACGGAGCAGCAGGCCGCGCGGACCACCAGGGCGTCGGACGCCGCGGGCGAGAGCGAGCCGCTCGAGGCCGACCAGTGGAACCTGCGCGCCATAGGCGCCGACCGGGCCGCCACGATCAACCCGGGCAGCCCCAAGGTGACCGTCGCCGTGATCGACAACGGCGTCGACGACACCCACCCCGACCTCGCCCCGAACTTCTCCGCCGCCCAGTCCGCGAACTGTGTCGGCGGCAAGGCGGACACCGGTGACGGCGCCTGGCGGCCGTACACCACCGCCGACTCGCACGGCACGCACGTGGCCGGTGAGATCGCCGCGCCTCGCAACGGCATCGGCATAGCCGGCGTCGCCCCCGGCGTGAAGGTCTCCGCCATCAAGGTGAGCGACCCCGTCAACGGCCTCTACTACCCCGAAAGTGTCGTGTGCGCCTTCGTGTTCGCCGCCGACCACGGGGTGGAGATCACGAACAACAGCTACTACGTCGACCCGTGGCTCTACAACTGCGTGGACGACCCGGACCAGCGGGCGATCGTGGACGCCGTCAACCGGGCGCAGCTGTACGCCCAGCGCAAGGGCACCCTCAACCTGGCGTCGGCCGGCAACTCCAACCACGACCTCGACTCCGACGCCCTCGTCGACGACAGCAGCCCCGACGACTCGACGCCGGTCGAGCGCACGATCGACCCGCACAAGTGCTTCGACGTGCCGACCCAGTTGCCGGGCATCGTGACGGTCAGCGCGACGGGCGTGAAGAACCTCAAGTCGTACTACTCCTCGTACGGTTACGGCGTGGTCGACATCGCGGCCCCCGGCGGCGACCGGCTCTACCAGATCCCCGACACGCCGTCGAAGAACGGCCGCATCCTGGCCACCCTTCCGAACAACCAGTACGGCTACCTCCAGGGCACGTCGATGGCCTCGCCGCACGCCGCGGGCGTCGCCGCGCTGCTGAAGTCCCGCTATCCGAAGGCCACTCCGGACCAACTGCAGGCGCTGCTGAAGGCGCAGGCGGACAACCCGGGCTGCCCGGAGTCGTACGACCAGAACGGCGACGGCACGCCGGACGCGGTCTGCGTGGGCGGCAAGCGGGTCAACGGGTTCTACGGATTCGGGATCGTCAACGCCCTGGATGCCGTCGACTGA
- a CDS encoding DUF485 domain-containing protein, which translates to MATDAPPPSKEQHQLPSTEEFTEVQQSAEFGELRRSYRSFAFPLTVAFIAWYLLYVLLSNYAGDFMGTKLFGNINIAFVFGIAQFVTTFLIAWWYSRHAGAKLDPKAEAIKTRMEGGA; encoded by the coding sequence GTGGCTACCGACGCACCGCCCCCCTCGAAAGAGCAACACCAACTCCCCTCCACCGAGGAGTTCACCGAGGTGCAGCAGAGTGCGGAGTTCGGTGAACTGCGCCGCTCCTACCGCTCCTTCGCCTTCCCGCTGACCGTCGCCTTCATCGCCTGGTACCTGCTGTACGTCCTGCTCTCCAACTACGCGGGCGACTTCATGGGCACCAAGCTCTTCGGCAACATCAACATCGCGTTCGTCTTCGGTATCGCCCAGTTCGTCACCACGTTCCTCATCGCCTGGTGGTACTCGCGCCACGCCGGCGCCAAGCTCGACCCCAAGGCCGAGGCCATCAAGACACGTATGGAGGGCGGCGCATGA
- a CDS encoding solute symporter family protein produces the protein MSPAMTLAANEASEHRPLIITLFACFVVATLFITVWAGRQTKDAADFYAGGRSFSAFQNGLAVSGDYMSAASFLGIAGAIALFGYDGFLYSIGFLVAWLVALLLVAEPLRNSGRYTMGDVLAYRMRQRPVRTAAGTSTIVVSIFYLLAQMAGAGVLVSLLLGITTDAGKILIVALVGVLMIVYVSIGGMKGTTWVQMVKAVLLIGGTILITFLVLLKFNFNISDLLGKAAENSGKGAAFLEPGLQYGATGTSKLDFISLGIALVLGTAGLPHILIRFYTVPNAKAARKSVNWAIGIIGGFYLMTIALGFGAAALISQDEIIASNPSGNTAAPLLALHLGGVDSAWGAILLATISAVAFATILAVVAGLTLASSSSFAHDIYANVIKKGQATEKEEIRAARLATIGIGAVSILLGALARDLNVAGLVALAFAVAASANLPTILYSLFWKRFTTQGALWSIYGGLIVAVGLVLFSPVVSGDPKAMFPDVDFAWFPLKNPGIISIPFGFLMGWLGTVLSKEEPDAGKYAELEVRSLTGTGAH, from the coding sequence ATGAGCCCCGCGATGACCCTTGCCGCGAACGAGGCCAGCGAGCACCGGCCGCTGATCATCACCCTGTTCGCCTGCTTCGTGGTTGCGACCCTGTTCATCACCGTCTGGGCGGGCCGCCAGACCAAGGACGCCGCCGACTTCTACGCGGGCGGCCGGTCCTTCAGCGCCTTCCAGAACGGCCTCGCCGTCTCCGGCGACTACATGTCCGCCGCGTCGTTCCTCGGCATCGCGGGCGCGATCGCCCTCTTCGGCTACGACGGCTTCCTGTACTCCATCGGCTTCCTGGTCGCCTGGCTGGTCGCCCTGCTCCTGGTGGCCGAGCCCCTCAGGAACTCCGGCCGCTACACGATGGGTGACGTGCTCGCGTACCGCATGCGTCAGCGCCCCGTGCGCACCGCGGCCGGCACCTCCACCATCGTCGTGTCGATCTTCTACCTCCTGGCCCAGATGGCCGGTGCCGGTGTCCTGGTCTCGCTGCTGCTCGGCATCACCACCGACGCCGGCAAGATCCTCATCGTCGCGCTCGTCGGCGTCCTGATGATCGTGTACGTCTCCATCGGCGGCATGAAGGGGACCACCTGGGTCCAGATGGTCAAGGCCGTGCTGCTCATCGGTGGCACGATCCTCATTACGTTCCTGGTGCTGCTGAAGTTCAACTTCAACATCTCGGATCTGCTCGGCAAGGCCGCCGAGAACAGCGGCAAGGGCGCCGCCTTCCTGGAGCCCGGCCTCCAGTACGGCGCCACCGGCACCTCCAAGCTGGACTTCATCTCCCTCGGCATCGCCCTGGTCCTGGGCACCGCCGGTCTGCCGCACATCCTGATCCGCTTCTACACGGTGCCCAACGCCAAGGCCGCCCGTAAGTCCGTGAACTGGGCGATCGGCATCATCGGCGGCTTCTACCTGATGACCATCGCCCTCGGCTTCGGCGCCGCCGCGCTGATCTCCCAGGACGAGATCATCGCCTCCAACCCGTCCGGCAACACCGCGGCGCCACTGCTCGCCCTGCATCTCGGCGGCGTCGATTCGGCGTGGGGCGCGATCCTGCTCGCCACCATCTCGGCGGTGGCCTTCGCGACGATCCTCGCGGTCGTCGCCGGTCTGACGCTGGCCTCGTCCTCGTCGTTCGCCCACGACATCTACGCGAACGTGATCAAGAAGGGCCAGGCCACCGAGAAGGAGGAGATCCGGGCCGCCCGCCTCGCCACCATCGGCATCGGCGCCGTCTCCATCCTCCTCGGCGCCCTCGCCCGCGACCTGAACGTCGCCGGCCTGGTCGCCCTGGCCTTCGCGGTCGCGGCCTCCGCCAACCTGCCGACGATCCTCTACAGCCTCTTCTGGAAGCGGTTCACCACCCAGGGCGCGCTGTGGTCGATCTACGGCGGCCTGATCGTCGCCGTCGGCCTGGTGCTGTTCTCGCCGGTCGTCTCCGGCGACCCGAAGGCGATGTTCCCGGACGTCGACTTCGCCTGGTTCCCGCTGAAGAACCCGGGCATCATCTCCATCCCGTTCGGCTTCCTCATGGGCTGGCTCGGCACGGTCCTGTCCAAGGAGGAGCCCGACGCCGGCAAGTACGCGGAGCTGGAGGTCCGGTCCCTGACCGGCACCGGCGCCCACTGA
- the moaA gene encoding GTP 3',8-cyclase MoaA, whose protein sequence is MLIDTYGRVATDLRVSLTDRCNLRCTYCMPEEGLQWLAKPDLLTDDEIVRLIDIAVTSLGIEEVRFTGGEPLLRPGLVGIVERVAALAPRPQMSLTTNGIGLKRTAAALKAAGLDRVNVSLDTLRPDVFKTLTRRDRHKDVIEGLDAARAAGLTPVKVNSVLMPGLNDDEAPDLLAWAVEHDYELRFIEQMPLDAQHGWKRDGMITAGDILTSLRTRFELTAEGSEKRGSAPAERWVVDGGPHVVGVIASVTRPFCSACDRTRLTADGQIRTCLFATEETDLRAALRSGAPDEEIARIWRLTMWGKKAGAGLDDPSFVQPDRPMSAIGG, encoded by the coding sequence GTGCTCATCGACACATACGGCCGAGTGGCCACCGACCTGAGAGTCTCGCTGACCGACCGCTGCAACCTGCGGTGCACGTACTGCATGCCCGAGGAGGGCTTGCAGTGGCTGGCCAAGCCCGACCTGCTCACCGACGACGAGATCGTCCGCCTGATCGACATCGCCGTCACCTCCCTCGGCATCGAGGAGGTCCGCTTCACCGGCGGCGAGCCCCTGCTGCGCCCCGGCCTGGTCGGCATAGTGGAGCGCGTCGCCGCGCTGGCCCCGCGCCCCCAGATGTCCCTCACGACGAACGGCATCGGCCTCAAGCGCACCGCCGCCGCCCTGAAGGCCGCCGGCCTGGACCGGGTCAATGTCTCCCTGGACACCCTGCGCCCCGATGTCTTCAAGACCCTGACCCGCCGCGACCGCCACAAGGACGTCATCGAGGGCCTCGACGCCGCCCGCGCCGCCGGCCTGACCCCGGTCAAGGTCAACTCGGTCCTGATGCCGGGCCTGAACGACGACGAGGCCCCCGACCTGCTGGCCTGGGCCGTGGAGCACGACTACGAACTGCGCTTCATCGAGCAGATGCCCCTGGACGCCCAGCACGGCTGGAAGCGCGACGGCATGATCACCGCCGGTGACATCCTGACGTCCCTGCGCACCCGCTTCGAGCTGACCGCCGAGGGCTCGGAGAAGCGCGGCTCGGCCCCGGCGGAGCGCTGGGTGGTCGACGGCGGCCCGCATGTCGTCGGTGTCATCGCCTCGGTCACCCGCCCGTTCTGCTCGGCCTGCGACCGCACCCGCCTCACCGCCGACGGTCAGATACGCACGTGCCTGTTCGCCACCGAGGAGACGGACCTGCGAGCGGCCCTGCGCTCCGGCGCACCCGACGAGGAGATCGCCCGCATCTGGCGCCTGACGATGTGGGGCAAGAAGGCGGGCGCGGGCCTGGACGACCCGTCGTTCGTCCAGCCGGACAGGCCGATGTCAGCCATCGGTGGCTGA
- a CDS encoding DUF3099 domain-containing protein, translating into MRKLHAGGATEVFRITGARTGLQEDVRGRQRRYIISMSIRTLSVILAATLWNVERHVAIVALVLGAILPYIAVVVANAGRENAPSLPSTFVSSPMRTMIAPPRTNDGFAESVPEDVVDDSAPGAQSKPRDGA; encoded by the coding sequence ATGCGGAAGCTGCACGCCGGCGGCGCCACCGAGGTGTTCCGGATCACCGGGGCCCGCACGGGTCTCCAGGAGGATGTGCGCGGCCGGCAGCGTCGGTACATCATCTCGATGTCGATCCGCACGCTTTCGGTGATCCTCGCGGCCACCCTGTGGAACGTGGAACGGCATGTCGCGATCGTGGCGTTGGTGCTCGGCGCGATCCTGCCGTACATCGCGGTGGTCGTCGCCAACGCGGGGCGGGAGAATGCGCCGTCACTGCCGTCGACGTTCGTGAGCTCGCCGATGCGGACGATGATCGCGCCGCCGCGGACGAACGACGGTTTCGCGGAATCGGTCCCGGAAGATGTGGTGGACGACTCCGCGCCCGGCGCACAAAGCAAACCGCGCGACGGGGCGTGA
- a CDS encoding GlsB/YeaQ/YmgE family stress response membrane protein gives MGWLWAIIVGFVLGLLAKLIIPGKQHSPLWLTTIFGILGAIVGNSIARAFGVESTRGIDWSRHIFQIVAAVIIVYLGDMLYVATIGKKKMQQT, from the coding sequence ATGGGCTGGTTGTGGGCGATCATCGTGGGATTCGTGCTGGGCCTGCTGGCCAAGTTGATCATCCCCGGCAAGCAGCACAGCCCTCTCTGGCTGACCACGATCTTCGGCATCCTCGGCGCCATCGTCGGCAACTCCATCGCCCGCGCGTTCGGCGTCGAGTCCACCCGCGGCATCGACTGGAGCCGGCACATCTTCCAGATCGTCGCCGCGGTGATCATCGTCTACCTGGGCGACATGCTCTACGTGGCGACGATCGGCAAGAAGAAGATGCAACAGACGTAA
- the tyrS gene encoding tyrosine--tRNA ligase, translating into MTDIVDELKWRGVIALSTDEDALRKALADGPVTFYCGFDPTAASLHVGHLVQVLTMRRLQQAGLRPLALVGGATGQIGDPRPTAERTLNDPETVANWVNRLRGQIEPFLSFEGDNAAVMVNNLDWTAGLSAIEFLRDIGKHFRVNKMLTKDSVARRLQSEEGISYTEFSYQLLQGMDFLELYRRYGCTLQQGGSDQWGNLTAGLDLIHRLEPHAGVHALATPLMTKADGTKFGKTEGGAIWLDPEMTTPYAFYQFWLNADDRDISTYMRILSFKSRAELEELEKQTEERPQARAAQRALAEELTTLVHGADQTAAVIAASRALFGQGELTDLDDATLAAALSEVPHVQVGELGPVVDLFAEVGLVASKSAARRTVKEGGAYVNNVKVAGEDAVPAKEDLLHGRWLVLRRGKKNLAAVEFTGA; encoded by the coding sequence GTGACGGACATCGTCGACGAGCTGAAGTGGCGTGGCGTGATCGCCCTGTCCACTGACGAGGACGCATTGCGCAAGGCGCTCGCGGACGGTCCCGTCACGTTCTATTGCGGTTTCGACCCGACCGCGGCCAGCCTGCACGTCGGCCACCTGGTGCAGGTCCTCACCATGCGCCGCCTCCAGCAGGCGGGCCTGCGCCCGCTGGCGCTGGTCGGCGGCGCGACGGGCCAGATCGGTGACCCGCGCCCCACGGCCGAGCGCACGCTGAACGACCCGGAGACGGTCGCGAACTGGGTGAACCGGCTGCGCGGGCAGATCGAGCCCTTCCTCTCCTTCGAGGGCGACAACGCCGCGGTGATGGTGAACAACCTCGACTGGACGGCCGGCCTGTCGGCCATCGAGTTCCTGCGGGACATCGGCAAGCACTTCCGTGTCAACAAGATGCTCACCAAGGACTCCGTCGCCCGCCGGCTCCAGTCCGAAGAGGGCATCAGCTACACCGAGTTCAGCTACCAGCTGCTCCAGGGCATGGACTTCCTGGAGCTGTACCGGCGGTACGGCTGCACGCTCCAGCAGGGCGGCAGCGACCAGTGGGGCAACCTCACGGCGGGCCTGGACCTGATCCACCGGCTGGAGCCGCACGCGGGTGTGCACGCGCTGGCGACGCCGCTGATGACCAAGGCGGACGGCACCAAGTTCGGCAAGACCGAGGGTGGCGCCATCTGGCTCGACCCGGAGATGACGACGCCGTACGCGTTCTACCAGTTCTGGCTGAACGCGGACGACCGGGACATCTCGACCTACATGCGGATCCTGTCCTTCAAGTCCCGTGCGGAACTGGAGGAGCTGGAGAAGCAGACGGAGGAGCGTCCGCAGGCGCGGGCCGCGCAGCGTGCGCTGGCCGAGGAGCTGACGACGCTGGTGCACGGCGCCGACCAGACGGCCGCCGTGATCGCCGCGTCCCGTGCGCTCTTCGGGCAGGGCGAGCTGACGGATCTCGACGACGCGACGCTGGCGGCCGCGCTGTCCGAGGTGCCGCACGTCCAGGTCGGCGAGCTCGGCCCGGTGGTCGATCTGTTCGCCGAGGTCGGGCTGGTGGCCAGCAAGTCGGCCGCTCGGCGCACCGTGAAGGAGGGCGGGGCCTACGTGAACAACGTCAAGGTCGCCGGCGAGGACGCGGTGCCCGCGAAGGAGGACCTGCTGCACGGGCGGTGGCTGGTGCTGCGGCGCGGCAAGAAGAACCTGGCGGCGGTGGAGTTCACCGGCGCGTAG
- a CDS encoding metallopeptidase TldD-related protein, giving the protein MSARTNKPHEIVERALELSRADGCVVIADEQSTANLRWAGNALTTNGVTRGRTLTVVATVDGKEGTASGVVSRSAVTLDELEPLVRAAEAAARSAGPAEDAQPLATDVPASPDFTDAPAETSSTVFADFAPALGEAFARARAGGRELYGFANHEMVSTYMGTSTGLRLRHDQPNGTLELNAKSPDRTRSAWAGRATRDFKDVDPTALDAELAVRLGWAERRLELPAGRYETLLPPTAVADLLIYQLWSASGRDAAEGRTVFSKPGGATRLGEKLSELPLTLRSDPNEPGLESAPFVIAHSSGGDQSVFDNGLPLTATDWLREGELSHLTTSRHSAGLTGLPLAPAIDNLILDGGQDRSIEEMVANTERGLLLTCLWYIREVDPATLLLTGLTRDGVYLVENGEVKGEVNNFRFNESPVDLLGRASEAGRTEKTLPREWGDWFTRAAMPALRVPDFNMSSVSQGV; this is encoded by the coding sequence ATGAGTGCCCGCACGAACAAGCCGCACGAGATCGTCGAGCGGGCCCTGGAGCTGTCGCGGGCGGACGGGTGCGTCGTCATCGCCGACGAGCAGTCGACCGCCAATCTGCGCTGGGCGGGCAACGCGCTGACCACGAACGGCGTCACGCGCGGGCGGACGCTCACCGTCGTCGCGACCGTCGACGGCAAGGAGGGCACCGCCTCCGGTGTCGTGTCCCGCTCGGCCGTGACCCTGGACGAGCTGGAGCCGCTGGTGCGGGCCGCCGAGGCCGCCGCCCGCTCCGCCGGGCCCGCCGAGGACGCGCAGCCGCTGGCGACGGACGTACCGGCGTCCCCCGACTTCACCGACGCGCCGGCCGAGACGTCGTCGACGGTGTTCGCCGACTTCGCCCCGGCGCTGGGCGAGGCGTTCGCACGCGCGCGTGCGGGCGGACGGGAGCTGTACGGCTTCGCGAACCACGAGATGGTCTCGACGTACATGGGCACGTCCACCGGGCTGCGGCTGCGGCACGACCAGCCCAACGGGACGCTGGAGCTGAACGCCAAGTCGCCCGACCGCACCCGCTCGGCCTGGGCGGGACGCGCCACCCGGGACTTCAAGGACGTGGACCCGACGGCGCTGGACGCCGAGCTGGCCGTACGCCTCGGCTGGGCCGAGCGGCGCCTTGAGCTGCCTGCCGGCCGGTACGAGACGCTGCTGCCGCCGACCGCCGTGGCCGACCTGCTGATCTACCAGCTCTGGTCGGCATCGGGCCGGGACGCGGCCGAGGGCCGGACCGTCTTCTCCAAGCCGGGCGGCGCGACCCGCCTCGGCGAGAAGCTGAGCGAGCTGCCGCTGACGCTGCGCAGCGATCCGAACGAGCCGGGCCTGGAGTCCGCGCCGTTCGTGATCGCGCACTCCTCCGGTGGCGACCAGTCGGTGTTCGACAACGGGCTGCCGCTCACGGCCACCGACTGGCTGCGCGAGGGCGAGCTGAGCCACCTCACGACCAGCCGGCACAGCGCGGGCCTGACCGGTCTGCCGCTGGCACCTGCGATCGACAACCTGATCCTGGACGGCGGCCAGGACCGCTCGATCGAGGAGATGGTCGCGAACACCGAGCGCGGGCTGCTGCTGACCTGCCTCTGGTACATCCGGGAGGTCGACCCGGCGACGCTGCTGCTCACGGGCCTGACCCGGGACGGTGTCTACCTCGTCGAGAACGGCGAGGTGAAGGGCGAGGTCAACAACTTCAGGTTCAACGAATCGCCGGTGGATCTGCTGGGACGGGCGAGCGAGGCCGGCCGTACGGAGAAGACCCTGCCCAGGGAGTGGGGCGACTGGTTCACCAGGGCCGCGATGCCGGCTCTGCGCGTCCCCGATTTCAACATGAGCTCTGTCAGTCAGGGCGTATAA
- a CDS encoding TldD/PmbA family protein, whose protein sequence is MPHTIDEAFTALPLRALADAALARARALGAEHADFRFERVRSASWRLRDARLAGSSDTTDLGYAVRVVHGGTWGFASGVDLTLDAAAKVASQAVAMAKLSAQVIKSAGSDERVELADEPVHAEQTWISSYEIDPFTVPDEEKSALLADWSARLLAADGVNHVDASLLTVHENKFYADTAGTVTTQQRVRLHPQLTAVSVDESSGEFDSMRTIAPPVGRGWEYLTGTGWDWESELEQIPGLLAEKMRAPSVEAGPYDLVVDPSNLWLTIHESIGHATELDRALGYEAAYAGTSFATFDQLGKLRYGSDLMNVTGDRTAEHGLATIGYDDEGVAGQSWDLVRNGTLVGYQLDRRIARLTGFERSNGCAFADSPGHVPVQRMANVSLQPDPAGMSTEDLIGSVDRGIYVVGDRSWSIDMQRYNFQFTGQRFFRIENGRITGQLRDVAYQATTTDFWGSMAAVGGPQTYVLGGAFNCGKAQPGQVAAVSHGCPSALFKGVNILNTTQEAGR, encoded by the coding sequence GTGCCTCATACGATCGATGAAGCCTTCACGGCGCTTCCGCTACGCGCCCTGGCCGACGCGGCGCTGGCACGCGCGCGTGCGCTCGGTGCGGAGCACGCGGACTTCCGCTTCGAGCGGGTGCGCAGCGCGTCCTGGCGGCTGCGGGACGCACGGCTCGCCGGGTCCTCGGACACCACCGACCTCGGCTACGCGGTGCGGGTGGTGCACGGCGGGACCTGGGGCTTCGCTTCCGGGGTCGATCTGACGCTGGACGCCGCCGCCAAGGTCGCGTCGCAGGCGGTGGCCATGGCGAAGCTGTCCGCCCAGGTGATCAAGTCGGCGGGGTCGGACGAGCGGGTGGAGCTCGCCGACGAGCCCGTGCACGCCGAGCAGACGTGGATCTCGTCGTACGAGATCGACCCGTTCACCGTGCCCGACGAGGAGAAGTCGGCGCTGCTGGCGGACTGGAGCGCGCGGCTGCTCGCGGCGGACGGCGTGAACCACGTGGACGCCTCGCTGCTGACGGTCCACGAGAACAAGTTCTACGCCGACACCGCCGGGACCGTGACCACCCAGCAGCGCGTCCGGCTGCACCCGCAGCTGACCGCGGTGTCGGTCGACGAGTCGAGCGGCGAGTTCGACTCCATGCGCACCATCGCGCCGCCGGTCGGCCGGGGCTGGGAGTACCTCACGGGGACCGGCTGGGACTGGGAGAGCGAGCTGGAGCAGATCCCCGGGCTGCTCGCCGAGAAGATGCGGGCGCCGAGCGTGGAGGCGGGGCCGTACGACCTCGTCGTGGACCCCTCCAACCTGTGGCTGACGATCCACGAGTCCATCGGGCATGCCACCGAGCTGGACCGCGCCCTCGGCTACGAGGCCGCCTACGCCGGCACCTCCTTCGCCACCTTCGACCAGCTCGGCAAGCTCCGCTACGGCTCGGACCTGATGAACGTCACCGGTGACCGCACCGCCGAACACGGCCTCGCGACGATCGGCTACGACGACGAGGGCGTCGCGGGCCAGTCCTGGGACCTGGTGCGGAACGGCACCCTGGTCGGCTACCAGCTGGACCGGCGCATCGCGAGGCTGACCGGGTTCGAGCGCTCCAACGGGTGCGCGTTCGCCGACTCCCCCGGCCATGTGCCGGTGCAGCGCATGGCCAACGTCTCGCTCCAGCCGGATCCGGCCGGGATGTCGACCGAGGATCTGATCGGCAGCGTGGACCGCGGGATCTACGTCGTCGGCGACCGGTCCTGGTCGATCGACATGCAGCGCTACAACTTCCAGTTCACCGGGCAGCGGTTCTTCCGGATCGAGAACGGGCGGATCACCGGCCAGCTGCGGGACGTGGCCTACCAGGCGACGACCACCGACTTCTGGGGCTCGATGGCGGCGGTGGGCGGTCCGCAGACGTACGTCCTCGGCGGCGCCTTCAACTGTGGCAAGGCCCAGCCGGGCCAGGTCGCGGCGGTCTCGCACGGCTGCCCGTCGGCCCTCTTCAAGGGCGTCAACATTCTGAACACCACGCAGGAGGCCGGTCGATGA